The Bosea beijingensis genome contains the following window.
GCGCCCTGCCGCATGAGGTCGATGCGGCGCTGGTCGGCTTCGGCTTCAAGATGGGCCCCTTCGCCATGGCCGATCTCGCCGGGAACGATATCGGCTGGCGCTCGCGCAAGGCGCGCGGGCTGAAGGCCGCCGTGGCCGATGCGATCTGCGAGGCCGGCTGGTTCGGCCAGAAGACCGGGCGCGGCTATTACATCTATCCGCAAGGCGCGCGCGCCGGGCAGCGCTGCCCCGAGGTCGAGGCGCTGATCGCCCGCATCTCCGCAGAGCAGGGCGTGACGCGGCGTTCATTCACGCAGGAAGAAATCCTCGCCCGCCTGCTCGACCCGATGGTGAACGAGGGCGCGCGCATCCTGGAAGAGGGAATCGCGGCGCGGCCGGGCGACATCGATATCGTCTGGATCAACGGCTATAACTGGCCAGCCTGGCGCGGCGGGCCGATGTTCTGGGCCGACAGCGTCGGGCTCGACGTCATCGTGAAGCGGCTGGAAGCCTTGGCGGCGGAGATCGGCGACAAGGCGCTGGAGCCGGCGCCGCTGCTCAGGCGCCTGGCGTCCGAGGGCAGGGGTTTCGCCAGCCTGAAGGGGTGAGGCGGCGCACTGTCATTGCGGTGAGCCAAAAGCGCTCTATCCTCGCCTGATCGACAACCATCCGAGGAGAGCCGCTTGGCTTCGGGGCTGTTTGCGCTGCTGGACGACGTCGCCGGCATCGCCAAGATCGCGGCGTCCTCGGTCGACGATGTCGTGGCGCAGGCCGGCAAGGCCGGAGCGAAAGCTGCCGGCGTCGTCATCGACGATGCCGCGGTGACGCCGCGCTATGCCGTCGGCTTCGCGGCGGCGCGCGAGTTACCGATCATCTGGCGGATCGCGATGGGCTCGCTGCGCAACAAGCTGCTCATCCTGTTGCCGGGCGCGCTCGTGCTGGCGCTGATCGCGCCCTGGGCGATCACGCCGCTCTTGATGGCGGGCGGTGTCTTTCTTTGCTTCGAGGGTGCCGAGAAGCTGCTGGAACTGGTGATGCCGCATGGCGCCCATGGCGACAGCAAGGCCGGCGAGGCGACCGGCGATCCGGCGGCGCTCGAACAGCAGAAGATCGCCGGTGCGGTGAAAACGGATTTCATCCTCTCGGCCGAGATCATGGCGATCACGCTCGCCGGCGTTTCCGACCAGTCCTTCTGGATGAAGGCGTCCGTGCTCGCCATCGTCGGCATCGGCATTACCGTGGTGGTCTACGGCGTCGTGGCGCTGATCGTGAAGGCCGACGATGCAGGCATGGCGCTCGCCGCCAACCAGCGGCCGGCGGCGAGCCTGCTCGGGTTGAGGCGGCCGGACGCCGGAAAGGCGGGGGCATTCGATCGCGCGCTGTCCTGGCTGACGCAGCCCTTCGGACGCGGCCTCGTCGTCGCCATGCCGCATTTCCTCAACCTGCTCGGCGTGGTCGGCACGGCCGCGATGCTCTGGGTCGGCGGCGGCATCATCATCCATGGGCTGGAAGAATATGGCCTCAAGGGTCTCGGCCATGGCGTGCAGGATCTCGCTGCCGCGGCCGGACGCGCGCTGCCGGCGGCTCTCGCCGGCGCCGGGGAGTGGCTGGCCGGAGCGGGGCTTGCGGCCGTGTTCGGAGTGATCGTCGGCGGCCTCACCATCGTCGCGATGCGCTGGCTGGTCGGGCCTCTGATCAGGCTGTTCCGGAGGGATGCAGCGGCGCAGACGCGCGCCTGACGTCGCTTAATCCAGCCAGGTGGTGAAGCCCTCGACCGGCTCGCGCTCGGGTACGAGGCGATTGGCCGGCGCATCGGGATCGGCCTTGCCGATGGCGATGCCGCAGACCACGACCTCGTCCTCGGGAATCGCGAGCTCGCGCCGGACGATCGGGTGGAACTGCGCGAAGATCGCCTGCGGGCAGGAATCGAGGCCATGGCCCTGCGCGGCGATCAGCAGGGTCTGGATGAACATGCCGAGATCGAGCCAGGAGCCGATCTCCAGGTCGCGGTCGATGGTCAGCATCAGCGCGACCGGCGCATCGAAGAAGCGCAGGTTCGCAGCGGTCTGACGCTTCATGCCCTCGGTATCACCCCTGACCACGCCGAGCAGGCTGTAGAGATCCCAGCCCACCTTGCGGCGGCGGGCTAGATAGGGCTCGCGGAACTGGGCGGGATAGTAGCGGTACTCTTCCACGCCCGGCCGCTCGCCGGCTTCGACAGCAGCGAGCAGCGCGGCTTCGAGACGCGCGCGCGTCTGCGGGCCGATCACCCTGAGCTTCCAGGGCTGCATATTGGTGCCGGAAGGCGCCTGCGCGGCAAGATCGATCAGGCGGTGGACGAGGGCGGGCTCGACCGGGTCGGGCCGGAAGGCGCGGATGGCGCGGCGCGCGCGGATCGCACGCTCGATGGCTTGGTCAGGCGTCATCTCGTCGATCATGCTCCGCGTCTCCGCGATGCGGAAGTCTGGCAGAGCCGATGGCGCTGCGCCATAGCCGATCGCCAGCGCTCAAGCCGGCAGGATGCGCCCGCGATTGAGGATGTTGCCGGGGTCGAGCGTCCGCTTCAGCGTCGTCATCAGCGCGAGTTCGGCATCCGAGCGGCTCATGCCGAGATAGGGCCGCTTCAGCACGCCGACGCCATGTTCGGCCGAGATGCT
Protein-coding sequences here:
- a CDS encoding DUF808 domain-containing protein; its protein translation is MASGLFALLDDVAGIAKIAASSVDDVVAQAGKAGAKAAGVVIDDAAVTPRYAVGFAAARELPIIWRIAMGSLRNKLLILLPGALVLALIAPWAITPLLMAGGVFLCFEGAEKLLELVMPHGAHGDSKAGEATGDPAALEQQKIAGAVKTDFILSAEIMAITLAGVSDQSFWMKASVLAIVGIGITVVVYGVVALIVKADDAGMALAANQRPAASLLGLRRPDAGKAGAFDRALSWLTQPFGRGLVVAMPHFLNLLGVVGTAAMLWVGGGIIIHGLEEYGLKGLGHGVQDLAAAAGRALPAALAGAGEWLAGAGLAAVFGVIVGGLTIVAMRWLVGPLIRLFRRDAAAQTRA
- a CDS encoding nitroreductase translates to MIDEMTPDQAIERAIRARRAIRAFRPDPVEPALVHRLIDLAAQAPSGTNMQPWKLRVIGPQTRARLEAALLAAVEAGERPGVEEYRYYPAQFREPYLARRRKVGWDLYSLLGVVRGDTEGMKRQTAANLRFFDAPVALMLTIDRDLEIGSWLDLGMFIQTLLIAAQGHGLDSCPQAIFAQFHPIVRRELAIPEDEVVVCGIAIGKADPDAPANRLVPEREPVEGFTTWLD